One window of Halalkalicoccus subterraneus genomic DNA carries:
- a CDS encoding 4Fe-4S dicluster domain-containing protein translates to MSANESTQERLGQGVMSTGEGMRIFPDVEACIDCGGCVVACKRTWDVPVDDQRIDITTMLEGVEGESGFNGQQVSAIEEGMSPGETSLPMQCYHCENAPCVSVCPTNALQKKDNGFVEVVDDLCIGCQYCLSACPFGAPQFPESNEGLTAVVGSGGTMDKCTGCEERQDVGKGPACAEECATDAILVGSSGEIADELEKRDSGAFFNDTAMEIIFGDDTGMFDR, encoded by the coding sequence ATGTCAGCGAACGAATCGACCCAAGAGCGACTCGGTCAGGGCGTCATGAGTACCGGCGAGGGGATGCGGATCTTCCCCGACGTCGAGGCGTGTATCGACTGTGGCGGCTGCGTGGTCGCCTGCAAGCGTACCTGGGACGTCCCGGTCGACGACCAGCGTATCGACATCACGACGATGCTCGAGGGCGTCGAGGGCGAGAGCGGGTTCAACGGTCAGCAGGTCAGCGCGATCGAGGAGGGGATGAGCCCCGGCGAGACGAGCCTCCCGATGCAGTGTTATCACTGCGAGAACGCCCCCTGCGTGTCGGTCTGTCCGACCAACGCCCTCCAGAAGAAGGACAACGGCTTCGTCGAGGTCGTCGACGACCTCTGTATCGGCTGTCAGTACTGTCTCTCGGCCTGTCCGTTCGGCGCGCCCCAGTTCCCCGAATCGAACGAGGGGCTGACCGCGGTCGTCGGATCGGGGGGGACGATGGACAAGTGTACGGGCTGTGAGGAGCGCCAGGACGTCGGGAAGGGACCCGCCTGCGCCGAGGAGTGTGCGACCGACGCCATCCTCGTGGGTTCCTCCGGCGAGATCGCGGACGAGTTGGAGAAACGCGACAGCGGTGCGTTCTTCAACGACACCGCCATGGAGATCATCTTCGGCGACGACACGGGGATGTTCGACAGATGA
- a CDS encoding cytochrome b/b6 domain-containing protein has product MTSLDHGKFSRVTTMFHSLLALTVFLLFFTGYAVAFNDELWWLVELMGGNTGVLAVHRVAGFALIFLTAFWVFYMLLRAGGSVSLTAVLPTPGDVAAFVQDMKFAAGMADERHPNARQFAGYSADEIPLLSYVGKGVIAIFAVELLLLMVSGLLIWQKTMLIDFYNSQSVVIAFVAFHGALGVIMMMGVMFHTFEHGFHPAFYPVEMKAFLPKSDTPEYHGDAESESVTGIERLRLKPSWGWVTNVMGVLTIIGVVSILLASMSYGGYPISQTIVFGEGSLLRTVGINIGVLVLFIGLFLSMYGNVLRARYMRQRRQEARTAATDGGRTDD; this is encoded by the coding sequence ATGACCTCCCTCGACCACGGGAAGTTCTCCCGCGTGACGACGATGTTTCACTCGCTGCTCGCGCTGACGGTGTTCCTGCTCTTCTTCACGGGTTACGCCGTCGCGTTCAACGACGAACTGTGGTGGCTCGTCGAACTCATGGGCGGCAACACGGGCGTGCTCGCGGTCCACCGGGTCGCGGGCTTCGCGCTGATCTTCCTGACGGCCTTCTGGGTCTTCTACATGCTCCTGCGCGCGGGCGGTTCGGTCAGCCTCACCGCAGTGTTGCCGACCCCCGGCGACGTCGCCGCGTTCGTCCAGGACATGAAGTTCGCGGCCGGCATGGCCGACGAACGCCACCCCAACGCCCGACAGTTCGCGGGCTATTCGGCCGACGAGATCCCGCTGCTCTCCTACGTGGGCAAGGGTGTGATCGCCATCTTCGCCGTCGAACTGCTGTTGTTGATGGTTTCGGGGCTCCTCATCTGGCAGAAGACGATGCTGATCGACTTCTACAACTCACAGTCGGTCGTCATCGCGTTCGTCGCGTTCCACGGCGCGCTGGGCGTGATCATGATGATGGGAGTGATGTTTCACACCTTCGAACACGGCTTCCATCCGGCGTTCTACCCCGTCGAGATGAAGGCCTTTCTCCCGAAATCCGACACGCCCGAGTATCACGGCGACGCCGAGTCCGAGTCGGTGACCGGCATCGAGCGCCTCCGGCTGAAACCCAGTTGGGGCTGGGTGACCAACGTCATGGGCGTGCTCACGATCATCGGGGTCGTGAGCATCCTGCTGGCGAGCATGAGCTACGGCGGCTACCCCATCAGTCAGACGATCGTCTTCGGCGAGGGGAGTCTCCTCCGTACCGTCGGCATCAACATCGGGGTCCTCGTCCTCTTCATCGGCCTCTTCCTCTCGATGTACGGTAACGTCCTCCGGGCGCGCTACATGCGCCAGCGCCGCCAGGAGGCTCGCACGGCCGCGACGGACGGCGGTAGGACGGACGACTGA